A section of the Paenibacillus odorifer genome encodes:
- a CDS encoding mandelate racemase/muconate lactonizing enzyme family protein yields the protein MSIIKEVITEYYRIPLPEIMEDAKHGLHTHFEVPIVKIRTDDGREGVGYTYTGGFGGKAICSLIANELTHILVGKDASCVESIWEQMNWGIHYVARGGLASFAIAACDIALWDLRAKKADEPLYKLLGGASNEVKCYGGAIDLNFPLEKLLRNNQKYLDMGLQAVKIKLGQKTLAEDVERVAAVRQLVGPDVAFMVDANMSWSVEKAIKAAREFLKYDILFLEEPTIPEDYAGYARIAEETGMAVAGGENLRTLTEFHHMLQYGHVDFPQPDASNIGGITGWLKVAHLTQAYNLSVSTHGMQELHVSLLAAMPNAGYLEMHSFPIDQYTTRPLVINKDNGMAVAPEVTGTGVTFDWDKLAPHKQQY from the coding sequence ATGTCTATAATTAAAGAAGTTATTACAGAGTACTATCGTATCCCTTTGCCAGAAATCATGGAGGATGCTAAACACGGCTTGCATACTCATTTTGAAGTACCCATTGTCAAAATTAGAACGGATGACGGTCGTGAAGGTGTAGGTTATACCTATACTGGCGGATTTGGCGGCAAAGCGATCTGTTCACTAATTGCTAATGAATTAACACATATTTTAGTTGGCAAAGACGCCAGCTGTGTGGAAAGTATCTGGGAGCAGATGAACTGGGGAATACATTATGTTGCTCGCGGGGGTCTGGCTAGCTTCGCCATTGCGGCATGTGACATTGCGTTATGGGATTTACGTGCGAAGAAAGCAGATGAACCTCTCTACAAACTTCTGGGTGGCGCAAGCAATGAGGTCAAATGTTATGGTGGAGCGATTGATTTGAATTTCCCATTAGAAAAGCTCCTGCGCAACAATCAAAAATACTTAGATATGGGCCTCCAGGCTGTCAAAATTAAACTAGGCCAAAAAACATTAGCTGAAGATGTGGAACGAGTGGCTGCGGTACGCCAATTGGTCGGCCCGGATGTAGCCTTTATGGTCGATGCCAATATGAGCTGGAGTGTGGAAAAAGCGATAAAAGCCGCACGTGAATTTTTGAAATATGACATTCTTTTCTTAGAAGAACCAACGATTCCGGAGGATTATGCCGGCTATGCACGGATTGCTGAAGAAACAGGAATGGCCGTTGCAGGCGGAGAGAACTTGCGCACATTAACCGAATTCCATCACATGCTGCAATATGGTCATGTTGATTTCCCTCAACCTGATGCTTCCAATATAGGCGGAATTACGGGCTGGTTAAAGGTAGCTCACTTAACACAAGCCTATAACCTTTCCGTTTCCACACATGGGATGCAGGAATTACACGTTAGTTTGTTAGCAGCTATGCCAAATGCAGGTTATCTCGAAATGCATAGCTTCCCTATCGATCAATACACTACACGTCCGCTAGTGATTAACAAAGACAATGGGATGGCAGTAGCGCCTGAAGTAACGGGCACTGGCGTTACCTTTGACTGGGACAAATTAGCACCTCACAAACAACAATACTAA
- a CDS encoding GDSL-type esterase/lipase family protein, with the protein MLNFRLNTNRVEQDEISQKTSLLTLYPLETDQPRPFILVLPGGGYQHLAKHEGEPVAQWLNNLGIHAGVLDYQVGDFNVSSLLNDVEEALKWIREAPKAWNVISDKVGMIGFSAGGHLASIFSTTRAEKPNLLLLGYPVITFQESHSHKGSRLHFLGDDPSQAELDSFSSEAQVDSLTPPTFIWTTANDASVPVENSLLFASALSNQGIPFELHIFEEGRHGLGLAKEHPHCQQWLSLAENWLREHQYVKGAEGLMRQQLFIAGDSTAAIKGAGEKPMTGWGEYLQSYFGTSIQIQNRAINGRSTKSFITDGRLDAIKKDFQPGDYLFIQFGHNDEKKDDPLRYTDPETEYRHNLIQYIDAVRQLGGTPVLLTSVSRRRFNADGELDPLAVGAYPEVMRQVAEETHTPLLDIFAASQALYRSLGEEESKKLFMHLPEKTHPNYPNGVTDDTHFSDEGAQQIAKLVVQALKQNTASPISNLQQLL; encoded by the coding sequence ATGTTGAACTTTCGACTAAATACTAACCGTGTGGAACAAGATGAGATTTCTCAGAAAACCTCACTACTCACCCTCTATCCGCTCGAGACGGATCAACCCCGTCCTTTTATATTGGTATTGCCTGGTGGAGGATATCAGCACTTAGCCAAACATGAAGGAGAACCTGTGGCTCAATGGCTAAACAATCTAGGTATTCATGCAGGTGTACTAGATTATCAGGTCGGAGACTTCAACGTCTCTTCTTTGTTAAATGATGTTGAGGAAGCTCTCAAATGGATTAGGGAAGCACCCAAAGCTTGGAATGTGATCTCAGACAAAGTAGGGATGATTGGATTCTCGGCTGGAGGACACTTAGCTTCCATCTTTTCTACCACTAGAGCAGAGAAACCAAATCTTCTTCTGTTAGGTTATCCTGTAATCACTTTCCAAGAGTCCCATTCGCATAAGGGAAGCCGGCTACATTTTCTTGGAGACGACCCATCACAAGCGGAGCTTGACTCCTTTTCCTCAGAAGCCCAGGTGGATTCACTCACACCTCCAACCTTTATCTGGACAACAGCAAACGATGCCAGCGTTCCCGTGGAGAATAGTCTGTTGTTCGCCTCTGCCCTGTCTAATCAGGGAATTCCTTTTGAATTACATATCTTTGAAGAAGGGCGGCATGGTTTAGGGCTTGCTAAAGAACACCCTCATTGCCAGCAATGGCTTTCCCTTGCTGAGAACTGGCTAAGGGAACATCAATACGTTAAAGGAGCAGAAGGCCTTATGAGACAACAACTATTTATTGCAGGCGATTCCACTGCGGCTATTAAAGGCGCTGGAGAAAAACCTATGACTGGCTGGGGAGAATACCTGCAAAGTTATTTTGGGACTTCTATTCAAATCCAGAATCGCGCAATTAATGGTCGAAGTACCAAATCGTTCATAACAGACGGCCGCCTGGATGCCATCAAAAAAGACTTTCAACCCGGCGACTACCTGTTTATTCAATTTGGACATAACGATGAGAAAAAAGATGATCCATTACGTTACACCGATCCTGAAACCGAATATCGCCATAATCTAATTCAATATATAGATGCTGTTAGGCAGCTAGGTGGGACGCCGGTTCTGTTAACCTCTGTAAGTCGCCGCCGCTTTAACGCCGATGGAGAGCTTGACCCGTTGGCTGTAGGTGCTTATCCCGAGGTAATGAGACAAGTGGCTGAAGAAACGCACACTCCGCTACTTGATATTTTCGCAGCCTCGCAAGCGCTCTATCGTTCATTAGGCGAAGAAGAATCCAAGAAGTTATTCATGCACTTACCAGAGAAAACACATCCCAATTACCCCAATGGAGTTACGGATGATACTCATTTCTCGGATGAAGGTGCCCAGCAAATTGCTAAACTTGTGGTTCAAGCACTTAAACAAAATACAGCCTCACCTATATCAAACTTACAACAACTTTTATAA
- a CDS encoding helix-turn-helix domain-containing protein codes for MRPLSFLSKLTIFAFVISTLPVIFIGSFSYFTSSNEIQKNVNNSKMELILQITSNVEHKLTTVNQTLNQVINSSVLKKALNNPLNETDFILYNDLRNEIRNMQSFDTKLEDVILLNQQQNWMIKNSGVYRLNEYKNHAQLSNLMNIADDTSWILNPSSLFYSEESINVTGCNYSISLIKKLPTNKLQKYGLALANIPVCSLQDFINSDVQPLDDIIVLDQAGRFLLHPDTSLIGKPKEQGGFKEVPLISDPSKQSGQFKTVINKKNYSVTFMRSQLNGWVYLSVTSMESLTKESNKIGMFTIIVCTIMLLFSILLAWIGSRRMYTPIERLLNQMGQRKPDIKSRHRNEFQIIGEQVHSLFQSKSQLEKEVRQHFQQVRTFFLINAFHGNVKKRDLLEELGQFGYQTQLEEWKTMAVITLSIDYAEDSSYEKKDLSLLLFAAHNMIEELICPEQRLAPVIMDHAVVVLLGSPDCDTQSFHKTLYSLTEKLQQEINNYLKVQVSIGLSLPFNAFDKLAIAYREGLEALKHRIKLGKGVIIQYENINSGKHYLNLNYPTHKENDLMDAIKLAETDKAKELIHLLFKSIFALELSPQEYQIPLTRLLNNLLIMMQESGISLNQIYHANGSIFEELHDLHTVAEIEDWFWSMVIYPMIKIFISRQNAQYQNISEKIIDLIQHEYDTDLTLEECASRLHYNANYISSVFRKETQYYFSEYLTMYRFKMAKKWLQETDMPIKDIAAKLRYNNSQNFIRSFRKQEGMTPGQYRDNNTGTKSKPTFDESM; via the coding sequence GTGAGACCATTAAGCTTTTTAAGTAAATTAACGATTTTTGCCTTTGTAATTAGCACGTTGCCGGTGATATTCATCGGTTCTTTTTCCTATTTCACATCATCTAATGAGATCCAAAAGAACGTAAACAACAGTAAAATGGAACTTATATTACAAATCACCTCAAATGTAGAACATAAGTTAACAACTGTCAATCAAACATTAAACCAAGTGATCAACTCTAGTGTATTAAAAAAAGCACTAAATAACCCTTTAAATGAAACCGATTTCATTTTATATAATGATTTAAGAAACGAAATCCGCAATATGCAATCCTTCGATACGAAACTGGAGGATGTCATCCTGCTCAATCAGCAGCAGAACTGGATGATCAAAAATTCAGGCGTCTACCGTCTGAATGAATACAAAAACCACGCGCAACTCTCTAATCTAATGAATATAGCTGACGATACTTCATGGATTTTGAATCCGTCGTCCTTATTTTATAGCGAGGAGAGCATTAACGTCACTGGCTGCAATTACAGCATTAGTCTTATCAAAAAGCTTCCCACCAATAAGCTGCAAAAATATGGGCTTGCCCTAGCTAATATTCCGGTCTGCAGTCTTCAGGATTTCATTAATTCAGATGTGCAGCCACTCGATGACATTATCGTTCTGGATCAAGCTGGCCGCTTCCTGCTCCATCCGGATACCAGCTTAATCGGAAAACCTAAAGAGCAAGGCGGATTTAAAGAAGTCCCTTTAATCTCTGATCCTTCTAAACAATCCGGACAGTTCAAGACTGTGATCAATAAAAAGAATTACTCCGTCACTTTCATGCGTTCTCAGTTAAATGGCTGGGTTTATCTATCGGTTACTTCTATGGAAAGCTTGACGAAGGAGTCCAATAAAATCGGGATGTTTACGATAATCGTGTGCACCATTATGCTCTTGTTCTCCATTCTTCTGGCATGGATCGGTTCCAGACGTATGTACACCCCTATCGAAAGACTGCTTAATCAGATGGGCCAACGCAAACCGGATATTAAATCGAGACATCGCAATGAATTTCAGATTATAGGAGAACAAGTTCATTCTTTGTTCCAATCCAAATCACAGCTGGAAAAAGAAGTCCGGCAACACTTTCAGCAGGTGCGAACGTTTTTTCTGATCAATGCCTTCCACGGAAATGTTAAGAAACGTGATTTGCTCGAAGAATTAGGGCAATTCGGCTACCAAACACAGCTTGAAGAATGGAAAACCATGGCAGTAATTACGTTGTCTATTGATTATGCCGAGGATTCCAGCTATGAGAAAAAAGATCTCAGCCTCTTATTGTTCGCTGCCCACAATATGATCGAAGAGTTAATCTGTCCTGAACAACGGCTGGCTCCTGTAATCATGGACCATGCGGTAGTCGTATTATTGGGCAGTCCAGACTGCGATACCCAGTCTTTTCATAAGACACTGTATTCGTTAACGGAGAAGCTGCAGCAAGAAATAAATAATTATCTAAAGGTGCAGGTGAGTATTGGGCTGAGCCTTCCCTTCAACGCCTTCGATAAACTAGCCATCGCCTACAGAGAAGGTCTAGAAGCACTGAAACATCGCATTAAGCTTGGCAAAGGGGTTATTATTCAATATGAGAACATTAACTCCGGCAAACATTATCTGAACTTGAACTACCCTACGCATAAAGAAAACGATCTAATGGATGCTATCAAGCTGGCTGAAACGGATAAAGCCAAGGAACTGATTCATTTGCTTTTTAAATCTATTTTTGCCCTTGAGCTTTCACCACAGGAATATCAAATCCCGTTGACCCGCTTACTCAATAACTTGCTCATTATGATGCAGGAATCGGGCATTAGCTTAAATCAGATCTATCATGCTAATGGCTCTATTTTTGAGGAATTGCATGACCTTCATACCGTGGCTGAGATTGAGGATTGGTTCTGGAGCATGGTCATTTACCCGATGATCAAAATTTTTATCAGCAGGCAAAATGCCCAATACCAAAACATCTCTGAGAAAATCATTGATCTGATCCAACATGAATATGATACGGATCTAACCTTGGAAGAATGCGCTTCTCGGCTGCATTACAACGCCAACTATATCAGCAGTGTCTTCCGTAAGGAGACCCAATACTATTTCAGCGAATATTTAACGATGTACCGATTTAAAATGGCGAAAAAATGGCTGCAGGAAACCGATATGCCGATCAAAGATATTGCAGCCAAATTAAGATACAACAATTCTCAGAATTTCATTCGATCTTTCCGTAAACAGGAAGGGATGACCCCTGGACAGTACCGGGATAACAATACAGGCACTAAATCCAAACCAACATTTGACGAATCTATGTAA
- a CDS encoding extracellular solute-binding protein → MFRQFLCRRATFCFCLFFMLVFPMLSACSDGKSAGSVLQEARPNISILAPLHFPQQPSKKIIAEIERLTGVELDITWVPEGVYTDKMNTALTTNSLGKVTFVKFSDYNLVKNAIRSEAFWEIGPYLQEFPNLKALDPAILKQTAVDGKIYGLYTERPSSRQGVIIRKDWLDNLHLSNPQTLDDLYEVMRQFTYNDPDQNGKQDTLGLVDRNDLVYGVFKTLSSYFGTPNNWKLENHQFVPEFVTAEYMNTMNFMKKLYDEKIINQDFALTSKEVQRDKFINGIAGVFIGSMTDVQRLSIEAQAYNPKAELTLINRIEGPDGYKVWSIPNYNGLYLFSKKSIATEEELRQVLGFFDRTMDKDVANIMMYGFEGRHYKLEGGKIILPEETSQLRVQEVNPLYALMIADISNKNIMEVAQKEQLTSLADQLSKDNESFLVDDPTVSLSSSTFDEKNMELSTIIVDATYNYILGNITVEGFQQEVEKWRARGGNLIIKEYAEAEFGTEK, encoded by the coding sequence ATGTTTAGACAATTTTTGTGTAGAAGGGCAACGTTTTGTTTCTGCTTATTTTTCATGCTTGTTTTCCCTATGTTAAGCGCTTGCAGTGATGGAAAGTCAGCTGGTTCTGTACTGCAAGAAGCTCGCCCGAACATCTCGATCTTGGCACCCCTTCATTTTCCACAGCAGCCTTCAAAAAAGATTATAGCTGAGATTGAAAGATTAACAGGGGTGGAGCTTGATATCACGTGGGTGCCTGAGGGTGTTTATACCGATAAAATGAACACGGCGTTGACCACTAATTCCTTGGGAAAAGTCACCTTTGTGAAGTTCTCAGATTATAATCTGGTGAAAAACGCCATCCGTTCTGAAGCATTTTGGGAGATCGGCCCATATCTTCAGGAGTTCCCCAATCTTAAAGCACTGGACCCCGCTATTCTTAAACAGACCGCTGTAGATGGAAAGATCTACGGCCTATATACAGAACGCCCTTCCTCCAGACAGGGTGTCATTATACGTAAGGATTGGCTGGACAATCTTCATTTAAGCAATCCACAGACCTTAGATGATCTATATGAAGTAATGAGGCAATTTACATATAACGATCCGGATCAGAATGGCAAACAAGATACCCTTGGATTAGTCGATCGTAATGATCTTGTTTATGGTGTATTTAAGACACTAAGCTCTTATTTTGGCACACCAAATAATTGGAAGCTAGAGAATCATCAATTTGTTCCGGAATTCGTAACAGCGGAGTATATGAACACAATGAATTTTATGAAGAAATTATATGATGAAAAAATCATAAATCAGGACTTTGCTCTTACCAGTAAAGAGGTTCAACGCGATAAATTCATTAACGGAATCGCTGGTGTGTTTATTGGCAGCATGACTGATGTGCAGCGGTTGTCAATTGAAGCTCAAGCATACAATCCAAAGGCTGAACTTACCCTGATCAATCGTATCGAGGGGCCTGATGGATATAAAGTGTGGTCTATCCCCAATTACAACGGACTGTATCTCTTTTCCAAAAAGTCCATTGCCACAGAGGAGGAGCTTCGGCAGGTGCTTGGATTTTTTGATCGGACCATGGATAAAGATGTAGCCAATATAATGATGTATGGCTTTGAGGGGCGGCATTATAAGCTTGAAGGCGGCAAGATTATCCTTCCCGAGGAAACCTCACAACTGCGGGTACAGGAAGTGAATCCGCTATATGCTTTAATGATCGCGGACATTAGTAATAAAAACATTATGGAAGTGGCTCAGAAGGAGCAATTAACCTCTCTAGCAGATCAGCTGAGTAAAGATAATGAATCTTTTCTGGTCGATGACCCGACAGTTTCTCTGAGCTCATCTACTTTTGATGAGAAGAATATGGAGTTATCTACAATCATTGTGGATGCTACATATAACTATATATTAGGTAATATTACCGTCGAGGGATTCCAGCAAGAGGTTGAGAAATGGAGAGCTCGTGGAGGCAATCTTATTATT